In one window of Helianthus annuus cultivar XRQ/B chromosome 17, HanXRQr2.0-SUNRISE, whole genome shotgun sequence DNA:
- the LOC110922215 gene encoding uncharacterized protein At4g22758, whose amino-acid sequence MLLMKHKKNHAPKVSGNRLLISVTVVGSAGPIRFVVNEEELVATVIDTALKSYAREGRLPVLGSNFNDFVLCCPVIGTEALKPWERIGSFGVRNFMLCKKPQADGDGEKPVVVEIPRKSFGSWKAWFNKSIHLKISSH is encoded by the exons ATGTTGCTTATGAAGCATAAGAAGAATCATGCCCCCAAAGTTTCTGGAAACCGGCTTTTGATTAGTGTTACCGTTGTGGGAAGCGCTGGGCCTATTCGGTTTGTTGTGAATGAAGAAGAATTGGTGGCTACGGTTATTGATACCGCGCTTAAGTCATACGCTCGCGAAGGAAGGCTTCCTGTTCTTGGGTCGAATTTTAATGATTTCGTTCTCTGTTGCCCAGTCATCGGGACCGAAG CTCTGAAACCATGGGAAAGGATTGGATCATTCGGGGTCAGGAACTTTATGCTCTGCAAGAAACCTCAGGCGGATGGGGACGGTGAAAAACCAGTGGTTGTGGAAATACCAAGGAAGAGCTTTGGCAGCTGGAAGGCATGGTTCAACAAATCAATCCATCTGAAAATATCATCTCATTGA